One genomic segment of Helianthus annuus cultivar XRQ/B chromosome 14, HanXRQr2.0-SUNRISE, whole genome shotgun sequence includes these proteins:
- the LOC110908064 gene encoding putative uncharacterized protein DDB_G0270496 isoform X1 — translation MALDILGDRQSGRTQNSQSVSNIVKTNSLGPVKADGDNSSDSEDKYDSEMDSMNMESEEDGFGNGTIGEDEDESESDDDDGDDGDDDDGMGMKVEDINHADMEELEKEYKDLQNKEQDLFRNIRRDQDDDILKGQAVKNQRALWDKTLEFRFLLQKSFSTSNRLPQEPVRSAFCNSSEEVKEAYSDLIDSTKKTLDSILKLQEILVEKNPSIMDAATEEGDAARSSKSSDAFRNSTEEDEEWFQISQMQSRIAPFRNISVDKWQRKTQVTSGAAGMKNKFQAFNQNISDQVASYMRDPSRMIKGMQQRRSVVPVFGDVSNKDKDEAMNADGDPELLDDSEFYQQLLREFFETVDAGSSETAFYALKRLQTKKRKIVDRRASKSRKIRYHVHEKIVNFMAPEPMNIPPMAPKLFENLFGLKTPKPASVVS, via the exons ATGGCGCTTGATATTCTCGGAGATCGTCAATCTGGTCGCACTCAAAACA GTCAGTCTGTTTCGAATATCGTCAAGACTAATTCACTAGGTCCTGTTAAG GCTGATGGAGACAACAGTAGTGACAGTGAAGACAAGTATGACTCAGAAATGGATAGTATGAAT ATGGAGAGCGAGGAAGATGGTTTTGGAAACGGTACCATTGGAGAGGATGAGGATGAAAGCGAGAGTGATGATGACGATGGCGATGacggagatgatgatgatggtatgGGAATGAAAGTAGAAGACATCAATCATGCTGATATGGAAGAGCTTGAGAAGGAGTACAAAGATCTCCAAAACAAAGAACA AGACCTTTTCAGAAACATAAGACGTGACCAAGACGATGATATTCTCAAAGGTCAAGCCGTAAAAAATCAAAGG GCTCTTTGGGACAAAACTCTTGAGTTCAGATTCTTGCTACAGAAGTCTTTCTCAACCTCAAACCGACTTCCACAG GAGCCAGTGCGATCTGCTTTCTGCAATTCTAGTGAAGAAGTTAAAGAAGCTTATTCAGACCTAATTGAttcaactaagaaaaccctcgACTCCATTCTTAAATTGCAGGAG ATACTGGTGGAGAAAAACCCGTCAATTATGGATGCAGCAACTGAAG AAGGTGATGCTGCACGATCTTCTAAAAGCTCAGATGCTTTTAGGAACTCaactgaagaagatgaagaatggTTTCAGATTTCTCAAATGCAATCTAG AATTGCTCCTTTTAGAAACATTTCCGTGGATAAGTGGCAGAGGAAGACACAGGTGACAAGTGGTGCAGCCGGCATGAAAAATAAATTTCAAGCCTTTAATCAG AATATCAGTGATCAAGTTGCATCATACATGCGGGACCCAAGTAGAATGATAAAAGGGATGCAGCAAAGGAGATCTGTTGTCCCGGTTTTTGGTGAT GTTTCTAATAAGGATAAGGATGAG GCAATGAATGCTGATGGTGATCCTGAACTACTTGATGATTCCGAGTTCTATCAACAATTACTTAGAGAATTTTTTGAAACTGTTGATGCGGGATCATCTG AGACTGCATTTTATGCTCTGAAGAGATTACAAACTAAAAAACGCAAAATTGTCGACAGGCGTGCTTCCAAAAGCCGAAAGATCAG GTATCATGTTCATGAGAAGATTGTGAATTTCATGGCTCCTGAGCCCATGAACATACCTCCAATGGCCCCTAAATTATTTGAGAACTTATTTGGCCTCAAAACCCCCAAACCTGCTTCAGTAGTATCTTAA
- the LOC110908064 gene encoding putative uncharacterized protein DDB_G0270496 isoform X2 has protein sequence MALDILGDRQSGRTQNSQSVSNIVKTNSLGPVKADGDNSSDSEDKYDSEMDSMNMESEEDGFGNGTIGEDEDESESDDDDGDDGDDDDGMGMKVEDINHADMEELEKEYKDLQNKEQDLFRNIRRDQDDDILKGQAVKNQRALWDKTLEFRFLLQKSFSTSNRLPQEPVRSAFCNSSEEVKEAYSDLIDSTKKTLDSILKLQEILVEKNPSIMDAATEGDAARSSKSSDAFRNSTEEDEEWFQISQMQSRIAPFRNISVDKWQRKTQVTSGAAGMKNKFQAFNQNISDQVASYMRDPSRMIKGMQQRRSVVPVFGDVSNKDKDEAMNADGDPELLDDSEFYQQLLREFFETVDAGSSETAFYALKRLQTKKRKIVDRRASKSRKIRYHVHEKIVNFMAPEPMNIPPMAPKLFENLFGLKTPKPASVVS, from the exons ATGGCGCTTGATATTCTCGGAGATCGTCAATCTGGTCGCACTCAAAACA GTCAGTCTGTTTCGAATATCGTCAAGACTAATTCACTAGGTCCTGTTAAG GCTGATGGAGACAACAGTAGTGACAGTGAAGACAAGTATGACTCAGAAATGGATAGTATGAAT ATGGAGAGCGAGGAAGATGGTTTTGGAAACGGTACCATTGGAGAGGATGAGGATGAAAGCGAGAGTGATGATGACGATGGCGATGacggagatgatgatgatggtatgGGAATGAAAGTAGAAGACATCAATCATGCTGATATGGAAGAGCTTGAGAAGGAGTACAAAGATCTCCAAAACAAAGAACA AGACCTTTTCAGAAACATAAGACGTGACCAAGACGATGATATTCTCAAAGGTCAAGCCGTAAAAAATCAAAGG GCTCTTTGGGACAAAACTCTTGAGTTCAGATTCTTGCTACAGAAGTCTTTCTCAACCTCAAACCGACTTCCACAG GAGCCAGTGCGATCTGCTTTCTGCAATTCTAGTGAAGAAGTTAAAGAAGCTTATTCAGACCTAATTGAttcaactaagaaaaccctcgACTCCATTCTTAAATTGCAGGAG ATACTGGTGGAGAAAAACCCGTCAATTATGGATGCAGCAACTGAAG GTGATGCTGCACGATCTTCTAAAAGCTCAGATGCTTTTAGGAACTCaactgaagaagatgaagaatggTTTCAGATTTCTCAAATGCAATCTAG AATTGCTCCTTTTAGAAACATTTCCGTGGATAAGTGGCAGAGGAAGACACAGGTGACAAGTGGTGCAGCCGGCATGAAAAATAAATTTCAAGCCTTTAATCAG AATATCAGTGATCAAGTTGCATCATACATGCGGGACCCAAGTAGAATGATAAAAGGGATGCAGCAAAGGAGATCTGTTGTCCCGGTTTTTGGTGAT GTTTCTAATAAGGATAAGGATGAG GCAATGAATGCTGATGGTGATCCTGAACTACTTGATGATTCCGAGTTCTATCAACAATTACTTAGAGAATTTTTTGAAACTGTTGATGCGGGATCATCTG AGACTGCATTTTATGCTCTGAAGAGATTACAAACTAAAAAACGCAAAATTGTCGACAGGCGTGCTTCCAAAAGCCGAAAGATCAG GTATCATGTTCATGAGAAGATTGTGAATTTCATGGCTCCTGAGCCCATGAACATACCTCCAATGGCCCCTAAATTATTTGAGAACTTATTTGGCCTCAAAACCCCCAAACCTGCTTCAGTAGTATCTTAA